A window from Vulpes vulpes isolate BD-2025 chromosome 9, VulVul3, whole genome shotgun sequence encodes these proteins:
- the LOC112918662 gene encoding uncharacterized protein isoform X6 — MWKWRNKHGVSRKKIAQMLDRYEFEMSISIVMNSVEPPHKNTQRPPPSQGRQRERDLKKTGHRLSKTKQKRNRKRNKKQNSHSKLMGENSFEILSYHIPGDQDPSQSEEEDLEDTKRELVHDFTGGLGDELRDLVNGHKDEVWKSINPEESFPNVTSEIELDNAPKNYLSKENNDLFLNMSLMSNENSVTCLTMTQDLSCIASDDYTKIGKHTGNRQPMASDIQGGSTDISCLSMQKREKVDKRLPNETILCHQYGSRTSEKDLRKKQGINATKNNYWAFFPNNLSDEELWMGSERQPCLGSWPEGPHKFICEQRPKKDRWQKLVSPDSGGQLITLISACEETSVSRSCPETLIEEKLLIENEDLSPPIENTDSFIESETSIIRICLPKLDIPKSDLHSTKNKKRREKRIFNLAPNFNLLEQRYINVKERGSCGLSTESKGLEIILEEEKDRISEINHKKENTRKLMTLNHHHHPSWFYFDIIKDLPLNVGRQSYSYYLPFNRLSHSVYFYKNPIPSLVLQYTASFQMVSFTSKKSFLTFKSQTRVDNQLSDRGFSSSEILSSQPDPFYSFRVTSDLHFLSESFDKRLKMWEEPKPLQFLQTEDDQDLTSTGFDSLELQLSQVFAFQLVKLFGSPGVPMESLMPDDCVVSLDWKTLKMIYLQWKTSLEKRQKKIG, encoded by the exons agaaagagatttGAAGAAAACTGGGCACAGGCTCAGCAAAaccaaacagaagagaaacagaaaaagaaataaaaagcagaacaGTCATAGTAAACTCATGGGAGAAAACTCATTTGAAATCTTAAGTTACCATATACCAGGGGATCAGGACCCATCCCAGAGTGAAGAGGAAGACCTGGAAGACACCAAAAGAGAATTGGTGCATGACTTCACTGGTGGACTGGGAGATGAACTAAGAGATTTAGTAAATGGCCACAAAGATGAAGTGTGGAAAAGCATAAATCCTGAAGAGAGTTTTCCAAATGTTACATCTGAAATTGAGCTGGACAATGCACCAAAAAATTACCTCTCTAAAGAAAACAATGATTTGTTTCTAAATATGTCACTGATGTCAAATGAAAACTCTGTTACTTGCCTGACAATGACTCAGGATCTTTCCTGCATAGCAAGTGATGACTACACGAAGATAGGAAAGCATACTGGAAATAGGCAACCCATGGCATCAGACATCCAGGGTGGATCCACTGACATCTCCTGCTTATCTatgcagaagagagagaaggtagaTAAAAGACTCCCAAATGAAACAATTCTTTGCCATCAGTATGGGTCCAGAACCTCAGAGAaagatttaagaaagaaacaaggaataaATGCAACTAAAAACAACTATTGGGCTTTTTTCCCAAACAATCTATCTGATGAAGAATTATGGATGGGCTCTGAGAGACAACCCTGTTTAGGGAGCTGGCCTGAAGGACCTCATAAGTTTATATGTGAACAAAGACCAAAGAAAGATAGATGGCAAAAGCTGGTCTCTCCGGACAGCGGGGGACAATTGATTACATTGATCTCTGCTTGTGAAGAAACTTCAGTATCAAGGAGCTGTCCAGAAACATTGATAGAGGAGAAACTATTGATAGAAAATGAAGATTTGTCACCTCCAATTGAGAATACAGATTCATTCATAGAAAGTGAAACAAGCATCATTAGAATCTGCTTGCCTAAACTGGATATCCCAAAGAGTGACTTACACTcaacaaagaataagaaaaggagagagaaaaggatttTCAATTTGGCACCAAATTTTAACTTACTGGAACAGAGATATATcaatgtaaaagaaagagggtCATGTGGCTTGTCAACAGAAAGCAAAGGACTAGAGATtattttggaagaagaaaaagatagaatttcagaaataaatcataaaaaggaGAATACACGAAAACTTATGACCttgaatcatcatcatcatccatcgTGGTTTTACTTTGATATTATCAAAGATCTTCCTCTAAATGTTGGTAGACAATCTTATTCTTATTACCTGCCATTTAATAGACTAAGTCACTctgtatatttttacaaaaacccTATTCCTTCTCTTGTGCTACAATATACAGCTAGCTTTCAGATGGTATCTTTTACAAGCAAGAAATCATTTTTGACTTTCAAATCTCAGACAAGAGTAGATAACCAACTAAGTGACCGAGGATTTAGTTCTTCAGAAATTTTAAGTAGCCAACCTGATCCTTTCTACTCTTTTAGGGTCACTTCTGATCTTCACTTTTTAAGTGAAAGTTTCGACAAAAGGCTGAAGATGTGGGAAGAACCTAAGCCCTTACAGTTCTTGCAAACTGAGGATGACCAAGATTTAACAAGCACTGGCTTTGATTCCCTTGAGCTGCAATTATCACAAGTGTTTGCCTTTCAACTAGTAAAGCTTTTTGGATCCCCCGGCGTTCCAATGG AATCTTTGATGCCTGATGACTGTGTGGTTTCCCTTGACTGGAAGACACTGAAGATGATCTATTTGCAATGGAAGACTTCACTAGAG aaaagacagaagaagattggttaa